The sequence below is a genomic window from Ipomoea triloba cultivar NCNSP0323 chromosome 2, ASM357664v1.
ATGCTGAGACTAGTCGGGGCTTAGCTCGGGGGGTGCTTGACCAAGTACGGGCAGAGTTCAACAAATGGAAGAAAGAACAAGCTGAGGCTGGCCCTAGGGGGATGGAAAGCAATCTGTTCCGAGCGCCATTCACTCAGGACATCATGGACCAGGCGTACCCTATGGATCTTCGTGTGCCGGGAAGTAAAGATTACTCTAGGCGAACTGATCCGGAAGAACACATCAACTCCTACCACGGAAACATGTTGATGATGGGGGTGTCCGATGCGGTAATGTCCGAGCGTTTTACTCGACTTTGACTGGTCGGGCGGTCGAGTGGTTCGCCTCTCTCGAACCAGGATCGATTGCCGATTTCGCCGAGCTAGCAAGGAAATTCATTCACCGTTTCGCAATCTCGCGGGCTGCCAAGAAACACTTCACCTCCTTGGAAAAGGCCAAGCAACGAGAGGGCGAGTCCTTGACCCTTTTTAGCGAAAGGTGGAAGGCCGCCGTGGCGGAGATAGAGCCGGTAGACGATCGCACCGCGGTCAACTTACTGCTCTCTGCGCTACGAGCGGGGCCTTTATATCAGGACCTCGTCCTCCATCAGCCGAACACATATCAAGAAGCCTTGAAGAGGATGACCGACAATGCGGTAGCCGAAGAAGCCAACGCTACTAAGCGCTTGTTGGAGATCGGAGGATAAGGTTGGAGAGATGTGAGACGACAGCCCGATCCCAGAAGGAAGGATCAGGATGGGAATCCGATCTACACTCCCTTATCGAGGCCGATCAGGAAGATCTTGGAGTATGCTCAGTCCTGCCATATGATCTAACTCCCGGCCCCGGCAAGAGATGGCCCCGACAAAGACAAATATTGTGCCTATCACAGGAACCGGGGGCACGAAACTGACGAGTGCCATGTCCTCAAAGGGTTGATTGAAGACCTCTTGCGCTCGGGAGAACTGGCACAATTTGCTGCCGAGAAGAAAAAGAACCGACGCCGAGGGTGGAAGAAATATTTCAAGAAATCTGACAAGGAGAAGAAGGATAAGGGGCCGGAACCCGACCATGACCCCCCTGCTGCCGGATCGAAACAGATCATCCATGTTATCTTCGTCGGGCCAGAGGGGGGTGACAATCCAGACCGTCGACGAGCTTGGTCAAGGGATTTGCCCGTATGCTCGATCAACACCAGCCAACCCGAGAAGAGGATGAAGGACGAGCCGATAACCTTCACCGACCGAGACCTTCCCCTTGGGGGAGATCAATCTGCCGAGGAATTAGTTATCACTGTTGACATCTACGGAGCGGAGGTCTGAAGGGTGATGGTGGACACTGGCAGCAGCGTTAATGTGCTGTACTTGGAGGCCTTCTAGAAGCTGAAAATCGAGAGATCAGCATTAACGCCGGTCCGAACACCGCTGTCGGGTTTCACGGGCGATATGGTTCACCCTGAGGGAATGGTCGTCCTCCCGGTGGAGGTCGGAGTTTATCCGAAAATCTTGAGAGTAGAGATGGAGTTTATCGTTGTCAATCTGGCGTGCGTACACAACGTCATCTTGGGACGCCCGGGGATAACTCAGATGAAGGCGATCATCTCCATGCCTCACCTGTGTATGAAGTTCCCGACCCCAGAAGGTGTCGGAACAGTCCGGGGAGATCCGCGATCGGCCAGATTGTGCTACGTCCGGTCAGTGGAGAAACAGGCCGCGAGCACGTCTCGCGTGAACACCATTGCCCGACGAAAAGATGAGGAAAAAAATGAGCAGCCTGGGCCCTCCGAGCCCGTTGAAAAAGTGCCTTTGAAATTAGATCGGCCCGAACGATGCATCAAAATCAAGACGTCTCTTGACCCGGACCTCAGGCGATCGATCCTTGCCGTGCTGCGAGAATTCGCCGACGTTTTCGCCTGGGGCCCAGAGGACATGCCCGGAATCGACCGAGATGTCATCTGCCACCGGTTGTCCGTTAGCCCGACCTCTAAGCCTGTTAAGCAAAAGTAGAGGCACCTATCCGTCGACCGACGTGAGTTCGTCAAGGGGGAAATCAAAGCTTTGCTCTCGGCAGGTCATATCCGAGAGGTCACGTACCCGGAATGGGTCGCGAACGTAGTCCTGGTGCCCAAACCCCCAGCTTGGCGGATGTGCATCGACTACACCGACCTCAACCGCGCCTGCCCCCTCGACCCGTATCCGCTCCCAAGCATTCATTAGATGGTCGACGAGACGGCCGGAGCGAAACTCATGAGCTTCGTGGATGCTTTTAAGGGATATCATCAGATCATGATGTCTGAGGCCGATGAGGAGAAGATAGCATTTGTGACACCGGATGGATTGTACTGTTACCGAGTGATGCCGTTCGGACTAAGGAATGCGGGGGCTATATACCAACGGATGATCAACCTGGTGTTCAGAGGATTGTTGGGAAGGTCGATGGTAGCCTACATCGACGATATGCTCGTCAAGAGCACTGTTCGAGCCGACCATCCAGATCATCTCCGAGCATGTTTTCAAATCATGCGCGAACATCGATTAAGGTTGAATCCGAAGAAGTGCACTTTTGCCGTGCAGACTGGGAAGTTTTTGGGGTATATGATGACCAGACGTGGAATAGAGCCGAACCCGGCCAAAATCCTAGCCATCCTGGATATGAAGCCCCCGAACAGCATTAGGGAAGTGCAACAACTCACTGGCCGGTTGGCCGCGCTCAGCCGATTCCTCTCCAAGCTAGCGGATCGGGCTCATCCCTTCTTCAAGATCTTGAAAAAGTCCAATGGCTTCACTTGGGATGATGACAGCCGAGCAGCCTTCGAAGATCTCAAAGCTTATTTGGCATCCCCGATCGTTCTGTCAAAGCCCGAGCCGGGGGAAGATCTGGAGGTATATCTTGCTGTTTCGGATCGGGCCGTCAGTGCGGTCCTGTGCCGCGTTGATCATAAAGGAGTACAGCGACCGGTGTACTATGTCAGCCATGCTTTGTAGGGACCGGAATTCTGATACACTCGGCTGGAAAAGGTGGTGTTCGCGTTAGTCACTGCGGCGAAACGGCTGACGCCTTACTTTCAAGGTCGGAATATCTGAGTGCTAACAGATCAGCCGATTGGGGCCATCCTCAGGACTTCAACCTCTTCGGGACGCCTGGTTAAGTGGGCCATGATGTTGTCGCAGTTCGCTCTGGAGTATAAACCCCGACCGTCCATCAAGGCCCAAGCTCTAGCTGATTTCATGGTGGAGTGCACCGCGCGAGACATTGAAACAGACCAGAATAGTCCTCAAACCTCTGAATGGTGGGAAGTTAGTACCGACGGATCCAGCAGGAAGAAAGGAGCAGGAGCGGGGATAGTCGTCACGACCCCCGAGGGCTTCAAGGCTTATTATGCAATCTTGCTCCGCTTCTCGCCGACCAACAATGAGGCCGAGTATGAGGCCCTAATCGCCGGACTACAGCGGGCAAGACAGCTAGGGGCAAAGACTATCCGAGCTAAAACGGATTCCGCGCTGGTCGTTGGGCAGGTTAACGGCGAGTTCGTCACCAACGGAGACAAGCTGATGGTCTATAAAGATCGAGTGCTAGCCGTCCTGCGACAATTTGAAGCCCACGAACTCACCCACATTCCCAGGTCGGACAACGCGGATGCAGACATGCTATCGCGACTGGTACATGAGGCTCCCGAGCACATATCAAAGATAGCTCACATCGAGGAAGCAATTGCGCCATGCATCGACACCCTTGAGGTGGAACCGGTCGGAGCAGAACAGGACCCGTGGATTACCGACCTCAAAGAATACCTCCAAGACGGGAAAATGCCTGAAGAAGCGGATCGAGCGCGGAAAGTGAGGCTCCGAGCGCCCAGATTCCAGGTCGTGGACGACCGTTTATACCGACGATCCTATGGGGGCCCATTGATGAGGTGCTTGAACGCGTTCGAAGCAGATATTGTCATGAAGGAGCTGCACTCGGGCCTATGCTCGGCACATCAGGGGGACAGGTCGCTTGCACGACGGATCATGGTTATGGGATACTACTGGCCGTCCATCCAACTGGACTGCGAAAGTCTTGTCAGAGCGCGCGAGCCTTGTCAGAAATTTGCAAAGACTCCCGGTCGGCCGGCAACC
It includes:
- the LOC116010757 gene encoding uncharacterized protein LOC116010757 codes for the protein MMLSQFALEYKPRPSIKAQALADFMVECTARDIETDQNSPQTSEWWEVSTDGSSRKKGAGAGIVVTTPEGFKAYYAILLRFSPTNNEAEYEALIAGLQRARQLGAKTIRAKTDSALVVGQVNGEFVTNGDKLMVYKDRVLAVLRQFEAHELTHIPRSDNADADMLSRLVHEAPEHISKIAHIEEAIAPCIDTLEVEPVGAEQDPWITDLKEYLQDGKMPEEADRARKVRLRAPRFQVVDDRLYRRSYGGPLMRCLNAFEADIVMKELHSGLCSAHQGDRSLARRIMVMGYYWPSIQLDCESLVRAREPCQKFAKTPGRPATFYQPISTAIPFARWGVDIIGPFLMLAGRKKFVIVAIDYFSKWIEAEPLATITAQQCARFVWRNVIARFRVPVHLITDNGRQFESQYFKNFLVMVSTKSIRSSVAYPQGNGQVENANRKILDGLKKKLFDADRSWANALEEKREVAARRIVEYQNKVKQTRDLRVRPRYFQVGDYVLRERRASRPNEGGKLAQTWEGPYVISVVFRPGTYKLETTTGKPVDRIWNSEHLVLFRH